A region of the Arachis hypogaea cultivar Tifrunner chromosome 15, arahy.Tifrunner.gnm2.J5K5, whole genome shotgun sequence genome:
GTTATAACAGAATTAATGGAGCTGAAAGTTTCATCTCCAAAACCAGAGACTGTTGTTCCATCTGATTGTGTAAGTAGCGATCCCGAGGAAAAGGAAGTTAGtgacgatgatgatgacgatCGGAATCATAAGCATCGGAGGAGGGAAGCTCGTTCTCAATCTTCAGAGAGAGATGTTTCAGAGCCTGTTAATAACAGGCCGTTCAGAAAACGTAACAAAAATTTTGGGAATCGGCATCCTTTCAGGGAAAATGAATCTCTAGGATTTGAAACAATGAAAACTTACAATGATGCCACCACAGATAAAGAGTTGTATTCTAAGTTTGAAAGAAGGCGCCCTGGATTGACTTCAGGTCCTCGAACACCTTTGGACATGAGACTACGGGCAAACCAACCTTTTACTGGAGATCCTAGTGTTGGTAGGGGAAGAGGTAGAGAATCTGGTTTTTGGAACCATCGGGATCCTAGGTTCAGCTCAATTGATGTTGCTACTCAATTGGTTCCAGGCTCTATTCCTCCAAGCCTTTATACTGGGCGAGGATTACCAAATGTTTCAAATGCACAAAGTGCATCCTGGAACACGTTTGGTTTAATTCCAACAGTACCCAATGGAGGACTAGATATGCTCCATCCAATGGGTTTACCGGGAGCTCTGAGACCTCCTATTAATCCATCACTAAATGTGAATATTCCTCGCCAACGGTGTAGAGATTTTGAGGAACGAGGGTTTTGCCTTAGAGGTGACATGTGCCCAATGGAGCATGGTGTTAATCGGATTGTTATTGAAGATGTCCAGGTACACTTTTTTGAAGATATTTCCTGTTTATTAATGAGTTGTTTAATCTTCAACTGCTGTAGTCATTCCATAATTGAATAAAATAGACTGACTGATTGCTTGTGAAATCACTTCAGAATTACTGCACAACAATTGTGTTCCAGTTATTCATACTATGAGGGTGTTATAATTAGGGGAAAAACAATTAGGCCATTTTTGTGGGAATATATAGTTTGTGGAATTATTTGGTGTATAATTGAGTTGAGTGCGCCAGGTGCCACAGCatatcatttttgtttttccCACTTTGGGTGTATGCCATTGGTAACCAACCCAACCCCCAAGGAGTATGGGGATGATTTTTCAATTGCTCAATGTAGAAgatattctgtgaaattttttccTCTTGCTGTCCCTTTTATGAGATtcctttttgatttttttttttgtttttgttggggGGGTGGGGGGGTGGGGAGGGTGTTCTTGACCATAAAATGTTGACAACTTTTGTTGATAAAATGTTCAACATAAATTATGTGGGTTTTTTGGAACAAATGTGCAGAACATTCAGGCATTTAATGTTTGAGCAGCAATATATATCAACATTATCATTACTATAGTGTGTGTTGGTTGCTTCATTGAATTGGATGCTGCATAGTTCCTTTTCTATATGGTTGAATTCATTGCTAAACTAGAAGTTAATTTATTGTTGCCTCAGAGTCTTTCACAGTTCAACCTTCCTGTTTCGCTTCCAAGTGCACATCTAATTGGAGCTCCGGCAGGATCAGGATCTCTACATTCAGTAAATGCTTCCACCACAATAGTGAACAGCAAATGTATACCTGGAAAAATTAGCAAGTCTGGAGTTGGTGATGATGTCTTGCCATTGGATGGTGCATATCCAGGTCCTGGTTGCACAAGTGGAGCCGATgtttatgatcctgatcaacccctTTGGAATGATGGCGCTCTGGAGTCTCTTCAGTCATCCAAGATCGAAGAAACGGAGGCATTTCCTAGTGATGCTTCTGCCCACCATCATATGAGGTTATCAGAAGTTCCAGATGGTGATTGTCCAGTGGGTACTACCAGAACTTCTGTCAGTTCACAGGGTGCTAGTTCATCTGTCTGGGCCAGAATTGGTGGTTCAAAAAACAGATATGACATGAAAGAAAAGACAAACTCTACCATGAATCCCCTTCATTATCCTGAGAATCAATTGAAGGAAGATAATGATGAATTAGTTGCTGCTCAAACTGCTTCCTCTCAAGGAAAGCAAATGATAGCAGATGATACTGACCCAAAAGCCTTGGATGGTTTGATGAAGGTACAAACTGAAAGCATGCGAACTTTACGGAAACCTTCGCAAAAGGCATTGCGCACTCTATTTGTTAACGGTATACCTCAGAAAAGCAACAAAAGGGAGGCACTTCTTGCCCATTTTAAGAAGTTTGGGGAAATTATTGACATATATATTCCATTGAACAGTGAGCGAGCTTTTGTGCAATTCTCCAAGAGAGAAGAAGCTGAAGCTGCTTTGAAGG
Encoded here:
- the LOC112751411 gene encoding zinc finger CCCH domain-containing protein 41 encodes the protein MELKVSSPKPETVVPSDCVSSDPEEKEVSDDDDDDRNHKHRRREARSQSSERDVSEPVNNRPFRKRNKNFGNRHPFRENESLGFETMKTYNDATTDKELYSKFERRRPGLTSGPRTPLDMRLRANQPFTGDPSVGRGRGRESGFWNHRDPRFSSIDVATQLVPGSIPPSLYTGRGLPNVSNAQSASWNTFGLIPTVPNGGLDMLHPMGLPGALRPPINPSLNVNIPRQRCRDFEERGFCLRGDMCPMEHGVNRIVIEDVQSLSQFNLPVSLPSAHLIGAPAGSGSLHSVNASTTIVNSKCIPGKISKSGVGDDVLPLDGAYPGPGCTSGADVYDPDQPLWNDGALESLQSSKIEETEAFPSDASAHHHMRLSEVPDGDCPVGTTRTSVSSQGASSSVWARIGGSKNRYDMKEKTNSTMNPLHYPENQLKEDNDELVAAQTASSQGKQMIADDTDPKALDGLMKVQTESMRTLRKPSQKALRTLFVNGIPQKSNKREALLAHFKKFGEIIDIYIPLNSERAFVQFSKREEAEAALKAPDAVMGNRFIKLWWANRDSIRSESTTSGNGVIVTPRGQASAFVPSIPVLADRGKDIHQSDASKTNAELSTQSDQPKSVILDGSKGPPPIQKKLENLEQLKEELRKKQEMLDQKRNEFRRQLSKLEKHATGVKGEVVTEQAAKRPKTGMASDVAKLASSQLSDADTGMASPHAETTADKSKQLVNTVSQSPKPITTMRLQEPTGLKQPMQPFAPVNRYKLDNRPTAFRIMPPLPTGLADVAILKEHFLPYGELSTVELEASQVNGSNQQEARIIFTTRRAAERAFVNGKCWKDHNLKFVWLTPSNSSNAAGSREHSPPAPKEPLEKDQHPEEQLENSANQEPIVSDDDPKSSEINSSSEHMEMEQGEDDLQGTPRQDSAKQSPDANAC